Within the Catalinimonas niigatensis genome, the region TATCCGCATTATGCACCAGCCGTACCAGATAAAATGGGAGAATTTACCGGCTGGATGTTACTTTCCTATCAAAAACCGGTGAAGGCCTCTTCTTCCCAAGGTGAGTATGCTGCTGAGAATATCGTGGATGAAAACATCAAAACATTCTGGCTGGCAGAAAACAACGGCGATCAGCAATGGATAGAGATTGATCTGCGCAATCCGGGGGAAATACATGCTATACAAGTCAATTACCATGACTATGAATCAGATATGTACGGAAAGATTCCCGGCCTGTATCATAGATATGTGATTGAAGGTTCAGCCGATGGAGAAACCTGGTTGACGCTGGTAGACAGAAAAAATAGTTATAAAGATGTGCCTAACGATTATGTAGAATTGAGCACTCCACAAACGGTAAGATACATTCGCTACAAAAATATCCATGTGCCTACACCTTACCTTGCTATCTCTGGCTTACGTGTTTTTGGCTTGGGACAAGGCAAAGTGCCAAGAAATGTAAAGAATCTTACTGTTACCCGTGATGAGGACCGACGTGATGCGATGATCCGCTGGAATGCACAAGAGGATAGTCAGGGTTATAATGTACGCTGGGGAATTGCTCCCGATAAATTATACAGCGCTTGGCTGGTGTATGACCAAAATTTTCTGGAATTGAAAAGTTTGACTGTAGATCAGGTATATTATTTTGCTGTGGAAGCTTTTAACGAAAATGGGCGATCAAGCTTGAGCGAGACCATAAAAATAGAGTGACTAAGTATCAAATTCCCTAAGATCCATTGTGATCTATTGAAAATAAGTTAATGCATGATTAATCCTTTCTCCCTGAGATAGTAGATGCTCTGTAGCTTCTGACTCATAAAAAAAGAGGAAAGTCTGTAAGTACATTTCCTCTTCATAATTTATCCGAATCAATAGAAACTATGCCTGCTTAAGCCTGAACCTGCTTTTTGGGACTATACTGATAAACTTCGTCCAGATGTTTGGAGGTGTTTTTGGTGAGGCCCAAGTCTTTGATCAATCCATCTTTCAAACTGTATACCCAACCGTGGATATAAGGAAATTCGCCTTTTTCCCATTCTTCCTGTATGAAAGATACCATGGAAAGGTTATTGATTTGCTCCTGTACATTCAACTCTACATATCGGTTTGCTCTTTCGGTTTCGTCATCAATGGCGTCCAACTCAGATTTATGCAAACGGTAAACATCTTTGATATGCACCAGCCAGTTGTCAAGGAAGCCGAACTTCTGGTTACTCATGGCTGCCATTACTCCGCCACATCCATAATGTCCACAAACAATAATGTGCTTTACTTTCAGGACTTTTACCGCATAGTTAACTACGCTCAACAAATTAGAATCGGTATGGACCACCATATTGGCAATGTTCCTTTGCACAAATATAGAGCCGGGCATGGAATTCGTGATTTCTGAAGCGGGTACCCTGCTATCAGCACAACCGATCCATAAATACTTTGGTGTTTGTCCCTGGGCCAGTTTGTCAAAAAAATCAGGAATTTTTTGTTTGGTATTTTCAACCCACTCCTTGTTTCCTCTTAAAAGTTCTTGAAATGTTTCGCTCATGTTTAATTTATTTTAAAGTTTACATTAGGTTCTATGGAAGAGCAACAGTTTTATAAAATTAGTGATGAAGGCTATTGAATTACATCGTCAAAAAGTGAATCTGATAGCTTAATTCACAATGTAAGCCTACTTACCTAATGGTTGAGATAATTCTCTACCGGATGATGCTGAAGCAATTTAAAAGAAATATAAACGGACTACAATTAATAGTGTTACTATTTACAGTTAATAATATTACTATTATAGACTTATTTTGTTTAAAATAAGTGAGTTCGGGATTAAATTCAGAAAAAACCATGTCCACGGTAGCCGTCAGATAATAACTTCTAATCCAGGTAGAAACTTTTACTTCCAACAGTTCTCTGGTCATCTCTAAATAAAGATAAAAAAGGCTGCCTCATTTCTGAAACAGCCTTTTTTGATTCTGTAATATACTTATCTAGTTCTGAGTACTACTCATATCTAAATCTTTGGTGGCATACATCTCACCTTCCTCTGTTAAGTATAAGATTGAAGGCTTGTCCTCCTTCATAACGCGAATCATATACAGAGTTTCAGGACCTACTTGTCCGGGATATATTTCATAAGCGTTCAAGTCCATCAGGACATCAATAGCTTCACCTGACAACTTATAAGCATTTTCAATGCTGGCTCCCTGGTAATCACTTTCACTTAAAGCCTGTTCTACTTCCTGAGGAAGCGCCGCTGTATCGAGTCTCTCAATACTTTGTCCTTGTATTGCCTGATTCTGCATGCTATCCTGCTGTTGCTGCTGACCATACTGTTCTGGCTGCTCTTGAGGATACTGCTCCTGTTGAGGCAGCTGCTCTTCCTGTTCCATAGGAAGGTCCTCTTGTTGCTCCTGAGGAATTTGTTCCTGTTCTTCCTGGGTTTGAGGAGTTACCTGTGCATGGGCAGCGAATAATGTTGCTGATGCGAATCCGAGTGTTAATAAAATCTTTTTCATAATTTTTTATTTTTAGGTTTTTTACTTTATGTTATATCAACTATAAGTGAAAAAATAAGGCCACACTATTTTTATACGAGGTAATGTGTTGAACTTCAATGGGTTATAAATTATATATGGTATTATATTTTGAGAAAAGTGTGTAAGATAGGTAACACTATTGTGGATTAAATGTCAATAATGGCTATCTAATCTTTTGGCAATCAATTTGTTATGGTTTATCTGCATTCTTTTCCCCTACCGGATTCAGATAATGCCATTGTTTTTGGGTTAATCTTCCATCGTTTGAAGCACACTGGCCTACTGCTAAATCATTTCAATCGAACAATTTTGTTACCCATACCTATAAAGAACAATTGTTGAGATTTAGAGGGGTGAGAGGATGATTAACAGTAAAGTAACCACTGCTATCCATGTATGAAGCTATCTATTAGCTGAAAAGAGAATTCCGGTGAAATTACCTTCGCCCAAAACGGTTACCCTTATGAATAAAATTATAAGTCTGTGGAGTTGGTCATCTCTCCACATTTTTGGGTAACTTTAGAGAAGTTGTTATGGTTATCTGCTACCTGGATTGATATTTTACCGGAGTTGAAACATCTGCAATATCTATAGAGTTATTTTTTGAAAATTACCTAACCTATGAAACATTTACTATTTGCAAGTCTGCTATTGAGCAGCACTGTGCTGTGGGCACAAGACAAAATTTCTACTGATCAGGGTGAACTAACCATCAACCCCGTACTTCATAGTACGATGGTACTGGAGTGGGATGGAATGACAATTTATATAGATCCCTATGGTGGTCAAGCGTCTTTTTCAGAGTATGATACGCCTGATCTGGTTTTGATTACGGACATTCATGGCGATCATATGAATGCAGAAACATTATCTGCCTTAGACCTTTCTAATACCGAACTGATTGCACCTCAGGCTGTCATAGATGAGTTGGGAGACATCAAATTCAAAAAAACACATGCCTTAGCCAATGGAGAAGAAACCGACTGGAAATCTATTGGCGTAGAGGCGGTACCCATGTACAACCTGCCAGAAACCGATGATTCACGTCATCCCAAAGGTAGGGGCAATGGCTACATCCTTACTCTGGGTGGCAAGCGGGTGTACATCTCCGGTGATACAGAAGATACTCCTGAAATGCGTGCGCTGGAAAATGTTGATGTAGCTTTTGTCTGTATGAACCAGCCATATACTATGGATGTGGAGCAGGCCGCCGATGCTGTTTTGGAGTTTAAACCTGCTATCGTATATCCGTTTCACTTCCGGGGTGGCGGAGGACAATTTAGCGATGTAGAGGAATTTAAAAAGCTGGTGAATGAAGGTGATGAGGATATAGAAGTACGTTTGGGTGAGTGGTATCCAGCTAATTGAGTTGTAGATAAGTAAAAAGATAGTAGCCCTCTGAATTGTTGAATTTAGAGGGATTTTTTGTGCTTACTGAAGACTGTCTCTCATTCCGGCAAATAATGTGCACCTTTCCTCCCTCAGCAACGTACCAAACTGTCAAGTGAATTTTGCTGTAAAGGTTCATTTTGAGAGATTATTTCTAATGGTTTTTTATCTTTGTCCCGAAATTTAGATTTCATTTTTTTGCCTGAGATATATAATCAATTTAAGTCCATTACATGACCATCCAACGGAGAGCAATTCTATTGTTCATTTTTTGTGTATGCCATTACCAAACCGCAATAGCCTTTCAGCGTGAAGAAGGTATAGAAAAAGACTCACTTACTACGCAAGTTGAGTATACCTCAAGAGGGTTTCAGTTTACCGATGCCAAGGAAAAATTTCAGCTTCAGATCGGAGGCAGGCTACAGTTCAGGTTTGCCACCCCCGGAGATCAGGACCCGATTACTTTTGATGATTTTGCCGAAGAACGAGAAAATGTGTTTAAAATTAACCGGGCACGATTAAAAGTAGGAGGGTATACTTTCAAACCCTGGCTGAAATATTATTTTGAGTATGAATTGGGAGCTTCCAGGCTATTGGACTTTAGAGTGATGGTAGAAAAATGGCCTTGGTTAAGTTTTAAACTGGGACAATGGAAAACAGAATACACAAGAGAAAGGGTGATCTCCAGTGGAAGACAACAAATGATGGAGCGTTCTATCCTGAACCGCCCTTTTACCCTGGATCGGCAGCAAGGTATTTCTGTATATGGTCATATCAAACAATCAAAACTAGCAGATTTTAATTATCATCTTTCCATACTCACAGGTACGGGTATCAACGCCCGTGAAAATGATGACGAAAACCTGTTGTACACTGCCCGCTTGCAATGGAATTTCTTAGGCGAAGCTGTTCCTATGACTGGTTCGGATCTGGAACACCGGGAAAAACCGATTGCCTCAGTGGCTATGGCAGGGGCGACCAACACCAGCCAGTATACCCGCTTTTCATCTGCCGGTGGTGGAAGTCTGGTGGGTTTTGAAGACGGTATTCCCGGGCAATATACCAATGATCAATGGTTATTGGAAACCGCCCTGATGTACCGTTCCTTCAGTTGGCATAGTGAGTTTCATATAAAAAATGTCCGTGACCATGTGAATACGTATACCCAGCGTTTGCGAGGATCTTTCTGGCAGGCTGGCTATGTTTTGAACCATCAGGCAGGAGAAGGTCGCCCCTTATTTGAAGTTGCAGCTCGCTACGCCATATTCAGGCCTGATTTACAATTGCCTAAAAACGAAGAAGAAGAGATTTCAGTAGCATTGAATTGTTTTTTTAACGAACATCTAAACAAATTGACTGCTGATCTGACTTTTTTTGAATTTGAAGAAAGGTCTCTCAATTTAGAAGCCCAAGGCTGGAGATTTAGGGTGCAGTATGAAGTGTCATTTTAAAAATAATAAAAGGGATATAATGAAACATCAGGAGCCGTATATCGTGCAGTATGTAGGTTTTCAGACCGGCCTGGATGAAGACACCTTTTTGCAGAGCTGGAAACCCTTTGCTACCAGCTTTAAATCTGCCGGGATCAGGCAAATTGACATCTACACTGTAGAAAACAAAGATATACTCACCTACATTGCCCGCAATGTGTGGCCGACAGAAGCTTATCTGAAAAACTTTCCTTCAGGAGTACCAGGTGCTGCGCGTACCCAGGATGTTAACGTATTACAGTTTGGCGGCTATGAATTGCGCCAAGAAGAAACAGAGAAGCCGGAGCATATGACACTCATTTTTCAGAGAGAAGAAAAACCCCTGAAAGAAAAGGGAGTAATCACACGCCTGCGCATTACTGAGAAAGTGCCTTTCAAACAGATCCTTGTACTGCGTAATGCTTCTACAGATGAACCTTCCACCAATGAGCAACTGGTATTTAGCTGTAGCCATCTGAAAAGCCTTTAATATCTCTACTGTACCGAGCTTTTATACATCCTAAAAAATAAGAAAGGGAGAAAGCCAAAAGCAAAGAGCAATACGCCTACTGCAAAAATGACATTGGCACCCATGAGGTGTAACAGCTTGAAGACAACCCCCAGGCCGGTAAGAAAAGCACTGGCAAAGCCTAAAATGAGCTTCAGCCTTTCGGAAAGCACCTGACTGATATTAACTTTATAGCGATCAAAGGCCAGCATGGGCACAAATAGGAGTACCAATGCCAGGAATCCGTAGTTGAACAAATTATGTCCTCCCGGCAAGTGGAGCAGTGTCATCAGCCAGCCAATACTTACACTGATAGAGGCTAATAAACCGATCGCATACATGAGCTTTTTCATACGTATAATTTTAGTAAAATTTAACAGAAATAAGGTCTCTCTTTGAATTTCATCCAATCCGTTGGGGCAGACTTGTTCTAAAGATTTGGTGTAGGCCTCATCAAAACTCAGCCCCTTAGCCATTTCATACTCCACTACGCAGCACAGATGATCCAGTAGGTCTTCTTTCAAACTATCCAGGGTGATACCTGACTTTTCAATAGCTTCTCTTATGTAATCTACCTGCTCTTCCGATAATCTCATGAAACCCATGTATTGAATTGGGGAAAAACAATATGCTGTATCGTTTTCAGAAATTCCTGTAATTCGGCAAACTGCACTTCCTTCTGTACCTGTCCTTGCGGTGTCAGTTTATAGTACTTACGAACCCGCTTGCCGAGATATACTTTTTCTACATCCACCAATCCATCATCCAATAGTTTATGCAGTGCCGGATAAAGCGACCCCTCCTTGATGAGGATTTTTCCGTCAGAAATTTCTTTCACCCTTTGGGTAATCTCATAACCATACATCTTACCTTCATCGGCCAGCAGTTTGAGGATAATGGTAGTCAGGGTACCTTTGATCAGTTCGGTTGAATTCATGGCTTAATATACAAAGTTTTACAATACATCAAAATTCTATGTATTAATTTTTTCTGAGAAATATTTCAAAGCATTTGCTGAACACCGAATCTTATTACCTTTGCTCAGTAAAAATCTCTAAGCATTGAGTAAACAAAAAATTGTTGTCAAAATAGGGTCAAACGTTATCACGCGTGACAATGGTGAAGTTAATACTGAACTTTTGCAAGCGCTATGCGCTCAGTTAGCGAATCTTCGTCAACTAGGTTTTTGTCCTTTGCTGGTTTCTTCCGGTGCTGTAGCCGCTGGCAGAGGACGCTTCCGCATGGAGAAAAAAACCGATCCTATCACTCAGCGACAACTTTTGGCAGCGGTAGGACAGACCCATCTGATGAATACTTATAGCCGCATTCTGATGAAACATCAGCTTACCTGTGCACAGGTTCTGGTCACCAAAGAAGATTTCCGAGATCGCCGGCATTACCTCAATATGCGCAATTGCCTGGAAGGAATGCTATCCCACGAGGTCATCCCGATCATCAATGAAAATGACGTAGTATCCGTGACCGAACTGATGTTTACAGATAATGATGAGCTAGCAGGGCTGGTAGCTGCGATGGTAGATGCTCAGATACTGTTGATTTTGACCAATGTAGAAGGTATTTACGACCGTAATCCCAAAGATCCTGAGGCATACTTGTTGAAAGAAGTGGACAATTCTGTG harbors:
- a CDS encoding carbonic anhydrase is translated as MSETFQELLRGNKEWVENTKQKIPDFFDKLAQGQTPKYLWIGCADSRVPASEITNSMPGSIFVQRNIANMVVHTDSNLLSVVNYAVKVLKVKHIIVCGHYGCGGVMAAMSNQKFGFLDNWLVHIKDVYRLHKSELDAIDDETERANRYVELNVQEQINNLSMVSFIQEEWEKGEFPYIHGWVYSLKDGLIKDLGLTKNTSKHLDEVYQYSPKKQVQA
- a CDS encoding MBL fold metallo-hydrolase; the encoded protein is MKHLLFASLLLSSTVLWAQDKISTDQGELTINPVLHSTMVLEWDGMTIYIDPYGGQASFSEYDTPDLVLITDIHGDHMNAETLSALDLSNTELIAPQAVIDELGDIKFKKTHALANGEETDWKSIGVEAVPMYNLPETDDSRHPKGRGNGYILTLGGKRVYISGDTEDTPEMRALENVDVAFVCMNQPYTMDVEQAADAVLEFKPAIVYPFHFRGGGGQFSDVEEFKKLVNEGDEDIEVRLGEWYPAN
- a CDS encoding OprO/OprP family phosphate-selective porin encodes the protein MTIQRRAILLFIFCVCHYQTAIAFQREEGIEKDSLTTQVEYTSRGFQFTDAKEKFQLQIGGRLQFRFATPGDQDPITFDDFAEERENVFKINRARLKVGGYTFKPWLKYYFEYELGASRLLDFRVMVEKWPWLSFKLGQWKTEYTRERVISSGRQQMMERSILNRPFTLDRQQGISVYGHIKQSKLADFNYHLSILTGTGINARENDDENLLYTARLQWNFLGEAVPMTGSDLEHREKPIASVAMAGATNTSQYTRFSSAGGGSLVGFEDGIPGQYTNDQWLLETALMYRSFSWHSEFHIKNVRDHVNTYTQRLRGSFWQAGYVLNHQAGEGRPLFEVAARYAIFRPDLQLPKNEEEEISVALNCFFNEHLNKLTADLTFFEFEERSLNLEAQGWRFRVQYEVSF
- a CDS encoding PadR family transcriptional regulator, with product MNSTELIKGTLTTIILKLLADEGKMYGYEITQRVKEISDGKILIKEGSLYPALHKLLDDGLVDVEKVYLGKRVRKYYKLTPQGQVQKEVQFAELQEFLKTIQHIVFPQFNTWVS
- the proB gene encoding glutamate 5-kinase, producing MSKQKIVVKIGSNVITRDNGEVNTELLQALCAQLANLRQLGFCPLLVSSGAVAAGRGRFRMEKKTDPITQRQLLAAVGQTHLMNTYSRILMKHQLTCAQVLVTKEDFRDRRHYLNMRNCLEGMLSHEVIPIINENDVVSVTELMFTDNDELAGLVAAMVDAQILLILTNVEGIYDRNPKDPEAYLLKEVDNSVDLSQIVTMEKSDFGRGGMLTKAAMAQKLSDMGIRVHIAGGQVEKVIERIVLGEEIGTRFVPDKKVKGVKRWLGHAAGYASGTVYVNTGAKKALLNSTQATSLLPIGIIRIEGDFERNDIVHLKDEAGKSFGLGKAQYNATQARELMGNQGQKPLVHYDYLYLFS